From one Anopheles bellator chromosome 1, idAnoBellAS_SP24_06.2, whole genome shotgun sequence genomic stretch:
- the LOC131205613 gene encoding probable cytochrome P450 6a13, with translation MDRSYRFYGLFMTLQPAIMITDLELIKTVLIRDFGHFPDHGVYHNERVDPLSAHLFCVEGVRWKTIRSKLTPSFSSGRMRAMFPLVLDVARNFTQFLRATVGTEGAELDMKDVSARMMIDSVGGCAFGIECNSFHEPESMFRRSGQLVFERPRHSQLVSTVLRLYPAIGHALGLKVNHDEVIEFFSRLVEDTVAMRTTTTTARHGPKRNDLMEMMIELHRQGSNGGLTMDELKAQAFGFFLAGFETSSSNVTFCLYELARNEHCQERARACVLKALRKHGGMMSYEAIADMDYLDRCINESLRMYPPLPMLQRLSSKPYHIPDSNVVLPARTKVLIPVYAIQHDERYYPDPERFDPDRFAPEALAERRHLATFLAFGEGPRVCIGKRLGVMQSRVGLATVLMNFRIRLGANTPVPLAYAKNSVTIQSSGPVLLHVEPLTTQDPSGGSCRSSMLLSV, from the exons ATGGACCGATCGTACCGGTTCTACGGTCTGTTCATGACGCTTCAGCCGGCGATCATGATCACCGATCTGGAACTCATCAAAACGGTGCTCATCCGTGACTTTGGCCACTTCCCCGACCACGGCGTGTACCACAACGAGCGGGTGGACCCGCTGTCCGCGCATCTGTTCTGCGTCGAGGGTGTCCGCTGGAAGACGATCCGTTCGAAGCTCACGCCCAGCTTTAGCTCCGGTCGGATGAGGGCCATGTTTCCGCTGGTGCTCGATGTGGCTCGCAATTTTACCCAGTTCCTGCGCGCTACGGTCGGCACGGAGGGTGCCGAGCTGGACATGAAGGACGTCAGTGCGCGCATGATGATCGACAGTGTCGGTGGGTGTGCGTTCGGGATCGAGTGTAACAGCTTCCACGAGCCGGAGAGCATGTTCCGCCGATCGGGCCAGCTGGTGTTCGAGAGGCCCCGTCACTCGCAGCTCGTCAGCACCGTGCTGCGGTTGTATCCGGCGATCGGCCACGCACTCGGGCTGAAGGTGAACCACGACGAGGTGATCGAGTTCTTTTCGCGCCTGGTCGAGGACACGGTGGCGAtgcggaccaccaccaccaccgcccgtcACGGTCCGAAGCGGAACGATCTGATGGAGATGATGATCGAGCTGCACCGCCAGGGCTCGAATGGGGGCCTCACGATGGACGAGCTGAAGGCGCAAGCGTTCGGGTTCTTCTTGGCCGGCTTCGAGACTTCCTCGTCCAACGTGACCTTCTGTCTGTACGAGCTGGCCCGGAACGAGCACTGCCAGGAGCGGGCCCGGGCCTGCGTGCTCAAGGCACTCCGGAAGCACGGTGGCATGATGAGCTACGAAGCGATCGCCGACATGGACTACTTGGATCGGTGCATCAATG AATCACTCCGGATGTACCCTCCGTTACCGATGCTCCAGCGACTGTCCAGCAAACCGTACCACATTCCGGACAGTAATGTTGTGTTGCCGGCCCGCACCAAGGTCCTCATTCCGGTGTACGCAATTCAGCACGACGAACGCTACTATCCCGATCCGGAGCGCTTCGATCCGGACCggttcgcaccggaagcgttGGCCGAACGGCGGCACCTGGCCACGTTCTTGGCGTTTGGAGAGGGTCCACGGGTCTGCATCGGTAAGCGGTTGGGTGTGATGCAGTCGCGCGTCGGTTTGGCCACGGTTTTGATGAACTTTCGTATCCGCCTCGGGGCCAACACTCCGGTCCCGCTGGCGTACGCCAAAAACTCGGTGACGATACAGAGCAGCGGCCCGGTACTGCTGCACGTGGAGCCGCTTACGACCCAAGACCCAAGCGGAGGAAGTTGTAGAAGCTCTATGCTTTTAAGTGTCTGA